The Kineosporia sp. NBRC 101731 genome has a window encoding:
- a CDS encoding NAD(P)/FAD-dependent oxidoreductase: MRNTYDVVVIGGGAAGLSGAVTLARSLRSVLVVDAGDPRNAPAEAMHNYLGREGTSPLDLVADGRKELEGYGGEVVSGVVTGARPTDDGFVITLESGESVQARRLLLATGLRDELPAVEGLAARWGKDVIHCPYCHGYEHRGQAIGVLASTPMVMHQALMFRQLSDDVVVFTHTAPDLGADALEQLAALGVRVVEGEVAAVEMKDEGITGVRLVSGEVVAREVVVVAPRFNARVAGLEGLGLEITEMVVEGAVLGTSVQADPTGKTNVPGVWAAGNVASMAAQVVISAGAGLMAGSQINYDLILDDTRRAVEAAR, from the coding sequence ATGAGGAACACCTACGACGTCGTGGTCATCGGTGGGGGAGCGGCCGGCCTGAGCGGCGCCGTCACCCTGGCCCGGTCACTGCGATCAGTACTGGTGGTGGACGCGGGCGACCCACGCAACGCCCCGGCCGAGGCGATGCACAACTACCTGGGCCGCGAGGGCACCTCGCCGCTCGACCTGGTGGCCGACGGGCGCAAGGAGCTCGAGGGCTACGGGGGAGAGGTGGTGTCCGGGGTCGTGACCGGTGCCCGGCCCACCGACGACGGGTTCGTCATCACCCTGGAGAGCGGCGAGAGCGTGCAGGCCCGCCGCCTCCTGCTGGCCACCGGTCTGCGGGACGAGCTGCCCGCGGTCGAGGGCCTGGCCGCACGCTGGGGCAAGGACGTCATCCACTGCCCCTACTGCCACGGATACGAGCACCGTGGGCAGGCGATCGGGGTGCTGGCCTCCACCCCGATGGTGATGCACCAGGCGCTGATGTTCCGGCAGCTCTCGGACGACGTGGTGGTGTTCACCCACACCGCGCCCGACCTCGGGGCCGATGCTCTCGAGCAGCTGGCCGCGCTCGGCGTGCGGGTGGTCGAGGGCGAGGTGGCCGCGGTCGAGATGAAGGACGAGGGGATCACCGGGGTGCGGCTGGTGTCGGGCGAGGTGGTGGCGCGGGAGGTCGTGGTGGTCGCGCCGCGCTTCAACGCCCGCGTCGCCGGGCTCGAGGGCCTCGGCCTGGAGATCACCGAGATGGTGGTGGAGGGCGCCGTGCTGGGGACCTCGGTGCAGGCCGATCCCACCGGGAAGACGAACGTGCCCGGGGTGTGGGCGGCCGGCAACGTCGCCTCGATGGCCGCACAGGTCGTCATCTCCGCCGGGGCCGGGCTGATGGCCGGCTCACAGATCAACTACGACCTGATCCTCGACGACACCCGCCGGGCCGTGGAGGCGGCGAGATGA
- the glgA gene encoding glycogen synthase, with the protein MRVDVLSREYPPDVYGGAGVHVQNLVEVLRRQIDVEVRTFGEPRDERSVTAYPEPATLAAANPALRTFGVDLAIAADCAGADLVHSHTWYANLAGHLASLLHGVPHVLTAHSLEPLRPWKAEQLGGGYALSSWAEKTAYEAAAAVIAVSAGMRDDILRSYPSVDPDKVRVVHNGIDLSGWKRIEDEATVRSLGIDPARPSVVFVGRITRQKGLPYLLRAAALLPPEIQLVLCAGAPDTPEIMAEVSSLVEELGKTRDGVVWIQRMLPRDELCTVLSAATAFVCPSVYEPLGIVNLEAMACEAAVVGTATGGIPEVVQDGVTGLLVPIEQVDDGTGTPLDPEKFVADLAAALTEVCADPERARAWGRAGRQRAESHFSWDAISESTIEVYRSVL; encoded by the coding sequence ATGCGCGTCGACGTTCTCTCCCGTGAATACCCGCCGGATGTCTATGGAGGGGCGGGTGTTCACGTGCAGAATCTCGTGGAGGTGCTCCGCCGCCAGATCGACGTGGAGGTTCGCACCTTCGGTGAACCGCGCGACGAACGGTCGGTGACCGCCTATCCGGAGCCGGCCACGCTGGCCGCGGCCAACCCGGCCCTGCGCACCTTCGGGGTTGATCTGGCCATCGCCGCGGACTGTGCCGGGGCCGACCTGGTCCACTCCCACACCTGGTACGCCAACCTCGCCGGGCACCTGGCCTCACTGCTGCACGGCGTGCCCCATGTGCTCACCGCGCACAGCCTGGAGCCGCTGCGGCCGTGGAAGGCCGAGCAGCTCGGTGGTGGGTACGCGCTGAGCTCGTGGGCCGAGAAGACCGCCTACGAGGCCGCGGCCGCGGTGATCGCGGTCAGCGCCGGCATGCGCGACGACATCCTGCGGTCCTACCCCTCGGTCGACCCGGACAAGGTCAGGGTCGTGCACAACGGCATCGACCTGTCGGGCTGGAAGCGGATCGAGGACGAGGCGACCGTGCGGTCGCTGGGCATCGACCCCGCCCGGCCGAGTGTGGTCTTCGTCGGCCGCATCACCCGGCAGAAGGGCCTGCCCTACCTGCTGCGCGCCGCGGCCCTGCTGCCGCCGGAGATCCAGCTGGTGCTCTGCGCCGGGGCCCCCGACACCCCGGAGATCATGGCCGAGGTCTCCTCGCTGGTGGAGGAGCTGGGCAAGACCCGCGACGGCGTGGTCTGGATCCAGCGCATGCTGCCCCGCGACGAGCTGTGCACCGTGCTCTCCGCCGCCACCGCATTCGTCTGCCCGTCGGTCTACGAGCCCCTGGGCATCGTGAACCTGGAGGCCATGGCCTGCGAGGCGGCCGTGGTCGGCACGGCCACGGGCGGTATCCCGGAGGTCGTGCAGGACGGCGTCACCGGTCTGCTGGTGCCGATCGAGCAGGTCGACGACGGCACCGGAACCCCCCTGGATCCGGAGAAGTTCGTGGCCGACCTGGCCGCGGCGCTGACCGAGGTCTGCGCCGACCCCGAGCGGGCCCGGGCCTGGGGACGCGCGGGCCGGCAGCGCGCCGAGAGCCACTTCTCCTGGGACGCCATCTCGGAGAGCACGATCGAGGTCTACCGCTCGGTGCTGTAG
- a CDS encoding SPFH domain-containing protein yields MEPGDVVLLVVLALVVLMVLTTIAKAVRIVPQATSVLVERLGRYSRTLEPGLHFLVPFVDRPRAVVDMREQVVSFPPQPVITSDNLVVNIDTVIYFQPTDPKAAVYEIYNYIQGIEQLTVTTLRNVIGSLDLEQTLTSRDQINGQLRGVLDDATGRWGIRVNRVELKAIDPPASVQDSMEKQMRAERDRRAAILNAEGVKQSQILTAEGDKQSSILRAEGQAQAAVLKAQGESRAILQVFDAIHRGDADPKLLAYQYLQMLPQIANGTASKMWIVPTELTQALSSISGALGGNDATISAPSAARYSSPDNEVGTNPFSDTTLEDPNEALERARQEAASASAEADADSRRASGSTSPAGYTQPIPKNDDYGTPPVQ; encoded by the coding sequence ATGGAACCAGGTGATGTCGTGCTCCTCGTCGTCCTCGCACTGGTGGTGCTGATGGTGCTGACGACCATCGCGAAAGCGGTCCGGATCGTCCCGCAGGCCACCTCCGTGCTCGTCGAACGGCTGGGCCGCTACTCGCGCACCCTGGAACCGGGTCTGCACTTCCTGGTCCCGTTCGTCGACCGGCCGCGGGCCGTGGTCGACATGCGTGAGCAGGTCGTCTCGTTCCCGCCGCAGCCGGTGATCACCTCGGACAACCTGGTGGTCAACATCGACACGGTGATCTACTTCCAGCCGACCGACCCCAAGGCTGCCGTCTACGAGATCTACAACTACATCCAGGGCATCGAGCAGCTCACCGTCACCACGCTGCGGAACGTGATCGGTTCGCTCGACCTGGAGCAGACCCTGACCAGCCGCGACCAGATCAACGGTCAGCTGCGTGGGGTGCTCGACGACGCCACGGGCCGCTGGGGCATCCGGGTCAACCGGGTCGAGCTCAAGGCCATCGACCCGCCGGCCTCGGTGCAGGACTCGATGGAGAAGCAGATGCGGGCCGAGCGCGACCGGCGCGCGGCGATCCTGAACGCCGAGGGCGTCAAGCAGTCGCAGATCCTCACGGCCGAGGGTGACAAGCAGTCGTCCATCCTGCGGGCCGAGGGTCAGGCTCAGGCCGCGGTGCTCAAGGCCCAGGGTGAGTCGCGGGCCATCCTCCAGGTGTTCGACGCCATCCACCGCGGTGACGCCGACCCGAAGCTGCTGGCCTACCAGTACCTGCAGATGCTGCCGCAGATCGCGAACGGCACCGCCAGCAAGATGTGGATCGTGCCGACCGAGCTCACCCAGGCGCTCAGCAGCATCAGCGGCGCCCTCGGCGGCAACGACGCGACGATCTCGGCCCCCTCGGCCGCCCGGTACTCCTCGCCGGACAACGAAGTGGGCACGAACCCGTTCAGCGACACCACGCTGGAAGACCCGAACGAGGCCCTGGAGCGGGCCCGGCAGGAGGCCGCCTCCGCGTCCGCCGAGGCCGACGCCGACTCCCGCAGGGCGTCGGGCAGCACCAGCCCTGCCGGGTACACGCAGCCCATCCCGAAGAACGACGACTACGGCACCCCGCCGGTGCAGTAG
- a CDS encoding lytic transglycosylase domain-containing protein codes for MTSRWLLAFVIAAGVLVPAAGTAQASSVTQAQRRAARAQGRVDRLVDQYEDAEMAMARQLSRVSRAFSVADAASADAERLKRLEHRAAARRARDVRAVYAAGGTVGLMATLLLADSPSDALWRYGTNDRLLKSVLDSDQQILRDTQAVARRAGQKVAQADAAAVEQSAAMGELRQDADRARIALAKARTTLARLDRRAQQARAVQAARERIAQAQRQAREQRRRATGVVTALGIPAEYQIAYQDAAGTCASLRWTLLAAVGQVESGHGRNVGPSSAGAQGPMQFMPATFAAYGVDGDLNGVTDIQDPQDAIFSAANYLCASGIGRGTGDSAARDRTALFAYNRADWYVDLVLSAEQAIIARAAEVGQ; via the coding sequence GTGACCAGCCGTTGGCTGCTGGCCTTCGTGATCGCCGCCGGGGTGCTCGTACCGGCCGCCGGCACGGCCCAGGCCTCCTCCGTGACACAGGCGCAGCGGCGGGCGGCGCGGGCCCAGGGCCGGGTGGATCGGCTGGTGGATCAGTACGAGGACGCCGAGATGGCGATGGCGCGACAGCTTTCGCGGGTGTCACGGGCGTTCTCGGTGGCGGATGCGGCGAGTGCCGACGCCGAGCGGCTGAAGCGGCTGGAGCACCGGGCCGCGGCGCGGCGGGCTCGGGACGTGCGGGCCGTGTACGCCGCCGGCGGCACGGTGGGGCTGATGGCAACGCTGTTGCTGGCGGACTCCCCCAGCGACGCGCTCTGGCGGTACGGCACCAACGACCGGCTGCTGAAGAGCGTGCTCGACTCCGACCAGCAGATCCTGCGGGACACCCAGGCGGTGGCACGGCGGGCCGGGCAGAAGGTGGCGCAGGCCGATGCGGCGGCGGTCGAGCAGTCGGCGGCGATGGGCGAACTACGGCAGGACGCCGACCGGGCCCGGATCGCGCTGGCGAAGGCGCGCACGACGCTGGCGCGCCTGGACCGCAGGGCCCAGCAGGCCCGCGCGGTGCAGGCGGCCCGCGAGCGCATCGCGCAGGCACAGCGCCAGGCCCGGGAACAGCGGCGCCGGGCCACGGGTGTCGTCACCGCGCTGGGTATCCCGGCTGAGTACCAGATCGCGTACCAGGATGCGGCGGGTACCTGTGCCAGCCTGCGGTGGACGCTGCTGGCGGCGGTGGGTCAGGTGGAGAGTGGGCACGGGCGCAACGTGGGGCCCTCGTCGGCGGGGGCACAGGGGCCCATGCAGTTCATGCCGGCGACGTTCGCGGCCTACGGCGTGGACGGTGACCTGAACGGGGTGACGGACATCCAGGACCCGCAGGACGCGATCTTCTCGGCGGCGAACTACCTGTGTGCCAGTGGGATCGGGCGGGGAACGGGAGACAGCGCGGCCCGGGACCGGACCGCGCTGTTCGCGTACAACCGGGCCGACTGGTACGTCGACCTGGTGCTCTCGGCCGAGCAGGCAATCATCGCCCGCGCGGCCGAGGTGGGTCAGTAG
- a CDS encoding XRE family transcriptional regulator gives MITDAEGGDEGFEDVLHAVGPRLRQLRQERGATLAELAEETGISVSTLSRLEAGQRRPTLELLLPLARAHQVALDELVDAPATGDPRIRPRRIERHGAVYLPLSRRPGGLQAYKIIYPPNFPGTGPAPDDQRTHEGYDWIYVLGGRLRLVLGEHDFVLEAGEVAEFDTRTPHWMGNPDPTPTEVLGLFGPQGERMHVRARPRQP, from the coding sequence ATGATCACGGACGCAGAGGGCGGGGACGAGGGGTTCGAGGACGTCCTCCATGCTGTCGGCCCGCGGCTGCGGCAGTTGAGGCAGGAGCGCGGGGCCACGCTGGCCGAGCTCGCCGAGGAGACCGGCATCTCCGTGAGCACACTGTCGAGGCTCGAGGCGGGCCAGAGGCGGCCCACGCTGGAGCTTCTGCTGCCCCTGGCCCGGGCGCACCAGGTGGCGCTGGACGAGCTGGTCGACGCCCCGGCAACCGGTGACCCGCGGATCCGGCCCCGCCGCATCGAACGGCACGGTGCGGTCTACCTGCCGCTGAGCCGCCGGCCCGGCGGACTCCAGGCCTACAAGATCATCTACCCGCCGAACTTCCCGGGCACCGGGCCCGCGCCGGACGACCAGCGCACCCACGAGGGCTACGACTGGATCTACGTGCTCGGCGGCCGGCTCCGGCTGGTGCTCGGTGAGCACGACTTCGTGCTGGAGGCGGGCGAGGTGGCCGAGTTCGACACCCGCACCCCGCACTGGATGGGAAATCCGGATCCCACGCCGACGGAGGTACTGGGACTGTTCGGCCCACAGGGTGAGCGTATGCACGTGCGGGCCCGGCCCCGGCAACCGTGA
- a CDS encoding class I SAM-dependent methyltransferase, producing the protein MTDHHVWFEAPAWEERYGGADRIFSGNVNPQLVTEVEGLEPGSALDAGCGEGGDVFWLAARGWRVTGADFSRVVLEKNEAWAAELGEDIATRTEWVHADLRSWQPPRGQYDLVTSHFVHPTEPEPFRRLASAVAPGGQLLIVLHSPLDLATTMGRPDLPDAFWTAEEIADCLDLTGWEVITSAARPRPAKDPEGHDITIHDTVFRARRS; encoded by the coding sequence ATGACCGACCACCACGTCTGGTTCGAGGCCCCGGCCTGGGAGGAACGCTACGGCGGCGCCGACCGGATCTTCAGCGGCAACGTCAACCCGCAGCTGGTCACCGAGGTCGAAGGGCTGGAGCCGGGCTCGGCCCTGGACGCCGGCTGCGGTGAGGGCGGCGACGTGTTCTGGCTGGCGGCGCGGGGCTGGCGGGTCACGGGGGCCGACTTCTCCCGGGTGGTGCTGGAGAAGAACGAGGCCTGGGCCGCAGAGCTGGGGGAGGACATCGCCACCCGCACCGAGTGGGTGCACGCCGACCTGCGCTCGTGGCAGCCGCCGCGGGGCCAGTACGACCTGGTGACGAGCCATTTCGTCCACCCGACCGAGCCCGAGCCGTTCCGCCGCCTGGCGTCGGCCGTGGCCCCCGGCGGCCAGCTGCTGATCGTGCTGCACAGCCCGCTCGACCTGGCCACGACGATGGGCCGGCCCGACCTGCCCGACGCCTTCTGGACGGCCGAGGAGATCGCCGACTGCCTGGACCTCACCGGCTGGGAGGTGATCACGTCGGCGGCCCGGCCGCGTCCGGCGAAGGATCCCGAGGGTCACGACATCACGATCCACGACACGGTGTTCCGGGCCCGCCGATCCTGA
- a CDS encoding ABC transporter ATP-binding protein: MADVLDLDGVTIMRGGNALLDDVSWEVSEGERWVVLGPNGAGKTTLLQVAAARMHPTKGSATILGETLGGTDVFELRPRIGLASAALAERIPAEELVRDVVLTAAYAISGRWREQYDTLDHGRAKDLLAAFGVGHLADRTFGTLSEGERKRVQLARSLMTDPELVLLDEPAAGLDLGSRETLVRDLAELAGDKKSPVLVLVTHHVEEIPPGFTHVLMLQAGKTVVAGPIDETLTDENLSTTFDVPLNVRRNAQRWSAVLRQE, from the coding sequence ATGGCCGACGTGCTGGACCTGGACGGCGTCACGATCATGCGTGGCGGCAACGCTCTCCTGGACGACGTGAGCTGGGAGGTCAGCGAAGGCGAGCGGTGGGTGGTCCTGGGCCCGAACGGCGCCGGTAAGACCACCCTCCTCCAGGTCGCCGCGGCGCGCATGCATCCCACCAAGGGCAGCGCGACGATCCTCGGTGAGACGCTCGGCGGCACCGACGTGTTCGAGCTGCGCCCCCGCATCGGCCTGGCGAGTGCGGCTCTGGCGGAGCGTATTCCGGCCGAAGAGCTGGTGCGTGACGTGGTGCTGACCGCCGCCTACGCGATCTCCGGCCGCTGGCGCGAGCAGTACGACACCCTCGACCACGGCCGCGCGAAAGACCTGCTCGCGGCCTTCGGCGTGGGGCACCTGGCCGACCGCACCTTCGGCACCCTGAGCGAGGGCGAGCGCAAGCGGGTCCAGCTGGCCCGCTCCCTGATGACCGACCCGGAACTGGTGCTGCTCGACGAGCCGGCCGCGGGCCTGGACCTGGGCAGCCGCGAGACCCTCGTGCGTGACCTGGCCGAGCTGGCCGGGGACAAGAAGTCGCCGGTGCTGGTGCTGGTCACGCACCACGTGGAGGAGATCCCGCCGGGGTTCACCCACGTCCTCATGCTGCAGGCCGGGAAGACCGTCGTCGCCGGGCCGATCGACGAGACCCTCACCGACGAGAACCTGAGCACCACCTTCGACGTTCCTCTGAATGTCAGGCGTAACGCGCAACGCTGGTCGGCAGTGCTGCGTCAGGAGTAG
- a CDS encoding cryptochrome/photolyase family protein has translation MTGWRWLFADQLGPHFLDDDEQPVLLIESRRVFERRRFHRRKAHLVLSALRHRAAELGERAQVRRVDTYREGLPRSLKGLSVCAPTTYAARRLVQSLKGVEVLPSRGYAIDEEAFGKWAQRRQGRKLVMEDFYRDVRTYHRLLLEGDGEPVGGRWNYDQDNREPPPRTATLGEATGVQKPWWPQEDEIDEEVRADLDRWAADGVEFIGDDGPRRFAVTRDEALQALESFVTTRLEDFGPYEDAILEDDRWMAHSLLSVPLNLGLLHPVEVARRAEQAWKDGDAGLASTEGFVRQVVGWRDYVWHVYWHFGDDYRRRNQLGARQELPRWFAELDPDGEVQAKCLSSALASVRQDGWAHHIPRLMVLGNWALQRGYDPVEVTDWFHRNFVDGYDWVMVPNVVGMALHADGGAMMTKPYAAGGAYIHRMSNHCGGCRYDPKKRVGDDACPFTAGYWAFLDRNRDEFAGNHRMSRSYAGMGRLKDLEALLEQERHRGTQAP, from the coding sequence ATGACGGGATGGCGCTGGTTGTTCGCGGATCAGCTGGGGCCGCATTTCCTGGACGACGACGAGCAGCCGGTGCTGCTGATCGAGTCGCGGAGGGTGTTCGAGCGTCGGCGGTTCCATCGGCGAAAAGCTCATCTGGTGCTGTCGGCCCTGCGGCACCGGGCGGCCGAGCTGGGGGAACGGGCCCAGGTGCGGCGGGTCGATACCTACCGGGAAGGCCTGCCGAGGTCGCTGAAGGGTCTCAGCGTCTGCGCGCCCACCACCTACGCCGCCCGTCGGCTGGTGCAGAGCCTGAAGGGCGTCGAGGTGCTGCCCTCGCGCGGCTACGCGATCGACGAGGAGGCGTTCGGGAAGTGGGCGCAGCGCCGGCAGGGGCGCAAGCTGGTGATGGAAGACTTCTACCGGGATGTCCGCACGTACCACCGCCTGCTCCTGGAGGGCGACGGGGAACCGGTCGGCGGCCGGTGGAACTACGACCAGGACAACCGCGAACCCCCTCCCCGGACCGCGACGCTCGGGGAGGCCACCGGCGTCCAAAAGCCTTGGTGGCCGCAGGAGGACGAGATCGACGAGGAGGTCCGGGCCGACCTCGACCGCTGGGCCGCCGACGGGGTGGAGTTCATCGGCGACGACGGGCCGCGCCGGTTCGCCGTCACCCGGGACGAGGCGCTGCAGGCGCTGGAGTCGTTCGTGACCACGCGGCTGGAGGACTTCGGCCCGTACGAGGACGCCATCCTGGAGGACGACCGCTGGATGGCGCACTCCCTGCTCTCCGTGCCCCTGAATCTCGGCCTGCTGCATCCGGTCGAAGTGGCCAGAAGGGCGGAACAAGCCTGGAAGGACGGGGACGCGGGGCTCGCCAGTACCGAGGGTTTCGTGCGGCAGGTGGTGGGCTGGCGGGACTACGTCTGGCACGTCTACTGGCATTTCGGCGACGACTACCGGCGGCGCAACCAGCTCGGGGCCCGGCAGGAGCTGCCCCGGTGGTTCGCCGAGCTCGACCCCGACGGCGAGGTGCAGGCCAAGTGCCTGTCCAGCGCGCTGGCGTCGGTGCGCCAAGACGGCTGGGCGCACCACATCCCGCGGTTGATGGTGCTCGGGAACTGGGCGCTGCAGCGGGGTTACGACCCGGTCGAGGTGACCGACTGGTTCCACCGGAACTTCGTCGACGGCTACGACTGGGTGATGGTGCCGAACGTGGTCGGGATGGCCCTGCACGCCGACGGCGGCGCCATGATGACCAAGCCCTATGCGGCCGGTGGCGCCTACATCCACCGGATGAGCAACCACTGCGGCGGGTGCCGGTACGACCCGAAGAAGCGGGTGGGCGACGACGCGTGCCCGTTCACCGCCGGGTACTGGGCCTTCCTGGACCGCAACCGCGACGAGTTCGCGGGCAACCACCGGATGAGCCGTTCGTACGCCGGCATGGGCCGGCTGAAAGACCTCGAGGCGCTGCTGGAGCAGGAGCGGCACCGGGGGACTCAGGCGCCCTAA
- the glgC gene encoding glucose-1-phosphate adenylyltransferase: MANPKVLAIVLAGGEGKRLMPLTLDRAKPAVPFGGVYRLVDFALSNLVNSGYLRIVVLTQYKSHSLDRHIAQAWRMSTQLGNYIAPVPAQQRVGKRWYLGSADAIFQSLNLVNDEKPDIVVVVGADHVYRMDFAAMVQQHIESGAGCTVAGIRTPISEADQFGVIKTYDEDPRRIEAFLEKPANPVGLPDSPNEVLASMGNYVFDAKALIEAVTSDSDDPGSRHDMGGDIVPYFVGRGEAAVYDFKDNDVRGSTDRDRHYWRDVGTIEAYFEAQMDLVSVHPVFNLYNYDWPLYTHQGPWPPAKFVHGWQGRIGHAVNSIVSPGTVVSGAFVESSVLSPNVNVRSWSTVSESVLMDGVDIGRHAVVRRAILDKNVVVPEGARIGMDPVADRERGFVVTESGITVIGKGQRVTV; the protein is encoded by the coding sequence ATGGCGAATCCGAAGGTTCTGGCGATCGTTCTGGCCGGCGGGGAGGGCAAGCGGTTGATGCCACTGACGTTAGACCGCGCCAAACCCGCTGTTCCCTTCGGAGGCGTCTACCGTCTCGTCGATTTCGCGTTGAGCAATCTGGTCAATTCCGGGTACCTGCGGATCGTGGTACTCACCCAGTACAAGAGCCACAGCCTCGACCGGCACATCGCGCAGGCCTGGCGGATGTCGACGCAGCTGGGCAACTACATCGCGCCGGTCCCGGCGCAGCAGCGGGTGGGCAAGCGCTGGTACCTGGGCAGCGCCGACGCGATCTTCCAGAGCCTCAACCTGGTGAACGACGAGAAGCCCGACATCGTCGTGGTGGTCGGCGCCGACCACGTGTACCGCATGGACTTCGCGGCCATGGTCCAGCAGCACATCGAGTCCGGGGCCGGCTGCACGGTCGCCGGTATCCGCACGCCGATCTCCGAGGCCGACCAGTTCGGTGTGATCAAGACCTACGACGAGGACCCGCGCCGCATCGAGGCGTTCCTGGAGAAGCCGGCCAACCCGGTCGGGCTGCCGGACTCGCCGAACGAGGTGCTCGCCTCGATGGGCAACTACGTGTTCGATGCCAAGGCCCTGATCGAGGCCGTGACCAGCGACTCGGACGACCCGGGCTCACGGCACGACATGGGCGGCGACATCGTGCCCTACTTCGTCGGCCGGGGTGAGGCCGCGGTGTACGACTTCAAGGACAACGACGTGCGCGGTTCCACCGACCGCGACCGTCACTACTGGCGTGACGTCGGCACCATCGAGGCCTACTTCGAGGCCCAGATGGACCTGGTCTCCGTGCACCCGGTGTTCAACCTCTACAACTACGACTGGCCGCTGTACACCCACCAGGGCCCGTGGCCCCCGGCCAAGTTCGTGCACGGCTGGCAGGGCCGCATCGGCCACGCGGTGAACTCGATCGTCTCCCCCGGCACCGTGGTCTCGGGGGCGTTCGTGGAGAGCTCGGTGCTCTCGCCCAACGTCAACGTGCGGTCGTGGTCGACGGTCAGCGAGAGCGTGCTGATGGACGGCGTCGACATCGGCCGGCACGCCGTGGTGCGCCGCGCGATCCTCGACAAGAACGTGGTGGTGCCCGAGGGCGCCCGCATCGGCATGGACCCGGTGGCCGACCGCGAGCGCGGTTTCGTGGTCACCGAGTCCGGCATCACGGTGATCGGCAAGGGCCAGCGCGTCACCGTGTAA
- a CDS encoding NfeD family protein — MDNWGDHAWLIWIGVAVVFGLIEITSLDFFFLMLAGGALAASLSDALGAGVPLQVIVFAIASGALLFAVRPPLKAWAARGESVITGTAALVGHEARVLEPVTETSGLVKLSGETWTARVDPGRPSLEIDSPVYVVRIDGAAAVVAPLHELPEGRL, encoded by the coding sequence GTGGACAATTGGGGAGACCACGCCTGGCTGATCTGGATCGGTGTGGCCGTGGTGTTCGGCCTGATCGAGATCACGTCACTCGACTTCTTCTTCCTCATGCTGGCCGGTGGTGCGCTCGCCGCCTCACTGTCCGACGCCCTGGGTGCCGGGGTCCCCCTCCAGGTGATCGTCTTCGCGATCGCCTCGGGTGCGTTGCTGTTCGCCGTGCGTCCACCGCTCAAGGCCTGGGCCGCGCGTGGCGAAAGCGTGATCACCGGCACGGCCGCCCTGGTGGGGCACGAGGCGCGGGTTCTCGAGCCGGTGACGGAGACCAGCGGTCTGGTGAAGCTGTCCGGTGAGACCTGGACTGCCCGGGTCGACCCGGGCCGGCCGTCGCTGGAGATCGACAGTCCCGTGTACGTGGTCAGGATCGACGGTGCCGCCGCCGTGGTGGCGCCCTTGCACGAACTCCCCGAAGGAAGGCTGTAG
- a CDS encoding LLM class F420-dependent oxidoreductase, with protein MTIRIGVQIQPQHADYADIRRAVAEAEEIGVDIAFNWDHFFPLYGEADGKHFECWTMLGAWAEATSRIEIGALVTCNSYRNADLLADMARTVDHISGGRLILGIGAGWFERDYDEYGYDFGTAGTRLADLEQALARIEARWQKVNPAPTRDIPILIGGGGEKKTLRYTARHADIWHTFGDVEVLRRKSAILDEWCDTEGRPSSAVERSIGVDKAPDEVGEELIAAGANLFTVGLNGPDYDMGLVREWVAFRDAKKD; from the coding sequence GTGACCATTCGCATCGGGGTACAGATTCAGCCGCAGCACGCGGACTACGCCGACATCCGCCGGGCGGTGGCGGAGGCCGAGGAGATCGGCGTCGACATCGCCTTCAACTGGGACCACTTCTTCCCGCTCTACGGTGAGGCCGACGGCAAGCACTTCGAGTGCTGGACCATGCTCGGTGCCTGGGCGGAGGCGACGTCGCGCATCGAGATCGGCGCGCTCGTCACCTGCAACAGCTACCGCAACGCCGATCTGCTGGCCGATATGGCCCGCACCGTCGACCACATCTCCGGCGGCCGGCTGATCCTCGGGATCGGCGCGGGCTGGTTCGAGCGCGACTACGACGAGTACGGCTACGACTTCGGCACCGCGGGCACTCGCCTCGCCGACCTGGAGCAGGCGCTGGCGCGGATCGAGGCCCGCTGGCAGAAGGTGAACCCGGCGCCCACGCGCGACATCCCGATCCTGATCGGCGGGGGTGGCGAGAAGAAGACGCTGCGCTACACCGCACGTCACGCCGACATCTGGCACACCTTCGGCGATGTCGAGGTGCTCAGGCGCAAGAGCGCGATCCTCGACGAGTGGTGCGACACCGAGGGCCGGCCCAGCTCCGCCGTGGAACGCTCGATCGGCGTGGACAAGGCCCCCGACGAGGTCGGTGAGGAACTCATCGCCGCGGGCGCCAACCTCTTCACCGTGGGGCTGAACGGGCCCGACTACGACATGGGTCTGGTGCGCGAGTGGGTGGCCTTCCGCGACGCGAAGAAGGATTGA